A single genomic interval of Aureliella helgolandensis harbors:
- a CDS encoding peptidylprolyl isomerase: protein MRTILNVFSFSICLTMMTLSAGQSLAKDNPIVVIKTNHGDMKVELFADEAPLSTANFLKYAEAGYYDGTIFHRVIPDFMIQGGGFEKGMKKKGTHAPIKNESGNGLKNEKYTLAMARTGDPHSATSQFFINVKDNGFLNRAESQDGVGYAVFGRVIEGMDVVDKIKMVKTQSLSFAVKDVPVEDVIMTKVEVQKEAK from the coding sequence ATGAGAACGATATTGAACGTATTTTCATTCTCCATATGCCTAACGATGATGACGCTGTCCGCCGGTCAAAGCTTGGCCAAGGACAATCCGATAGTCGTCATCAAAACCAACCATGGTGACATGAAAGTCGAGTTGTTTGCGGATGAGGCGCCGCTATCGACGGCGAATTTCTTGAAGTACGCTGAGGCTGGATATTACGACGGGACGATCTTCCATCGCGTAATCCCGGATTTCATGATCCAAGGTGGCGGCTTCGAAAAAGGCATGAAGAAGAAGGGAACGCATGCACCCATCAAGAACGAGTCGGGCAACGGCCTCAAGAATGAAAAGTACACGCTCGCAATGGCGCGAACCGGCGATCCCCATAGTGCGACCAGCCAGTTCTTCATCAACGTCAAAGACAATGGGTTTTTGAACCGTGCTGAAAGCCAAGACGGAGTGGGGTACGCGGTCTTCGGGCGAGTCATCGAAGGGATGGATGTCGTCGACAAAATTAAGATGGTCAAAACCCAATCCCTCAGCTTCGCCGTCAAAGACGTACCGGTAGAAGATGTGATCATGACCAAAGTTGAAGTTCAAAAAGAAGCCAAATAG